From Megalops cyprinoides isolate fMegCyp1 chromosome 18, fMegCyp1.pri, whole genome shotgun sequence, one genomic window encodes:
- the LOC118793484 gene encoding cyclin-dependent kinase 4 inhibitor B-like translates to MFREDELASASATGNTERVGILLQTGTDVNAVNRFGRTPLQVMMMGSTAVARLLLEHGANPNVSDSHTGATPLHDAARGGFLETVAILIQYQADVNARDYNDRRPIDLARTNGHLDVVAFLESL, encoded by the exons ATGTTTCGTGAAGATGAGTTAGCATCAGCCTCTGCGACTGGAAACACCGAGCGTGTTGGAATTTTACTACAAACTGGAACTGATGTCAATGCTGTGAATAGGTTTGGACGAACGCCACTTCAG GTGATGATGATGGGGAGTACAGCTGTCGCACGCTTATTACTCGAACATGGGGCGAACCCCAATGTTTCTGACAGCCACACCGGTGCTACACCCCTCCATGACGCCGCAAGAGGGGGGTTTCTTGAGACGGTGGCCATCCTAATCCAGTACCAAGCCGACGTCAATGCCAGGGACTATAATGACCGTCGACCCATTGATTTGGCCAGGACAAATGGCCACCTGGACGTTGTTGCTTTTCTGGAATCTTTGTAA